In Leishmania donovani BPK282A1 complete genome, chromosome 20, one genomic interval encodes:
- a CDS encoding kinesin heavy chain, putative, with translation MYGQTGSGKTHTMFGEVNGGAWATSCDSGRPSAGVAFNADTNEEDVNEKPKEEDSPAHTRLTEEEHGEVEPHACERQRAQAEGEDEERHEEQKQQQASQQALQAPGTSPRATRPKLSTYHTKTGHPATSAIATTRSAAAVPPPSTTTTSFCRTRATVTPLGELQQINTLQNATGSDAAEYCYAAVNKSTKMCAAATASTSYAPPSSSAAPASPSSAFSRSGPPRCTVRSAAGMRSAFTGDAVSGVIPRAVHDIFDAIAHADPFKEFDVQMFFVEVYMEQIRDLLVPNPSAAMPSSSAGIAPTLPIGPRKLQLREDVSTNSFYVDGCCNPHVSSARDVLHLVKNGLKQRATSATAMNETSSRSHCLLNLTVKSVDRAQGVSTVGKLYLVDLAGSEKVGKTNATGLRLEEAKLINKSLSTLGMVIMSLTDHSATHTPYRDSVLTKILKDSLGGNSHTALVICCSPSPCHAQETLSTLRFGARAKAIENKAVVNRDLTAAQLRRMLETAKEEIERLHVKVQQLSMTSGAVDPCKGTPDFPVVASRKLSSAATATASSMASEADTSRISALLEERATEQARLQNLRAEVAQLHDSLSSAQDIISALQEERDGYIDKVQSFQEEISVWEDAHSASLKRAATQDALLQQCTVLLRAQASEIKDLMQCMAAYGQPLQQARQAVDQLHTYVYWANTSRERQRTLFTPETCQENAFAAASQGLLSRPLASVHGSNVSAVGNMTESSGRHITGSSNLPDGQSPNPRLQPGVDTGPPQPSRSRSLPQHCVASDYRDNLMSGSISVSPGTATAQQWVSRAASVGQNDSGASHVGSCGLDGMTPAAPAECIRRLEEELASLQSDHGALLQQHKEALAELQSKQRILDLRRGHLATVKDELKREYMINKELRERLEKGRDSLRGPLEMARNDANYWRRRYEELASRKEMRCAAECQRGSPRFVFPPPPPPQQQQQPHQHQHQQQHEAGRSGTIDADALNLMAFHASADSASGGAVMEIRNRPSIPDISSGVLSSRASGENVLLSLSSATTPLRSTVARLTTELED, from the coding sequence ATGTATGGGCAGACTGGGAGCGGCAAGACGCACACGATGTTCGGAGAAGTGAATGGTGGTGCATGGGCCACAAGCTGCGACTCAGGCAGGCCCTCTGCAGGCGTCGCCTTCAACGCAGACACCAACGAGGAGGACGTCAACGAGAAGCCGAAGGAGGAAGACAGtcctgcgcacacgcgcctcACCGAAGAGGAGCACGGAGAGGTGGAGCCTCACGCTTGCGAGCGTCAGAGAGCACAAGCGGAAGGCGAAGACGAGGAACGACACGAagagcagaagcagcagcaagcatCTCAGCAAGCCTTGCAGGCGCCCGGCACGTCTCCCAGGGCAACGCGGCCGAAACTCAGCACCTACCATACCAAGACGGGCCACCCGGCGACCTCAGCGATAGCGACGACAaggagcgccgcagccgtgccaccaccgtccacgacgacgacatctttctgccgcacccgcgccaccgtcactCCGCTTGGCGAGCTGCAGCAAATCAACACGCTTCAAAACGCTACCGGCAGTGACGCTGCGGAGTACTGCTATGCAGCGGTGAACAAGTCGACAAAAatgtgtgccgccgccaccgcgtcgaCCTCTTACGCtccaccgtcgtcgtcagcGGCCCCAGCATCGCCGTCCTCTGCGTTCTCCCGCAGTGGACCGCCTCGGTGCACGGTGAGGAGTGCGGCGGGTATGCGGTCCGCCTTTACGGGCGACGCCGTCAGCGGCGTCATACCGCGAGCCGTGCACGACATCTTCGACGCCATCGCCCACGCAGACCCGTTCAAGGAGTTCGACGTGCAGATGTTCTTTGTGGAGGTGTACATGGAGCAGATTCGCGACCTCCTTGTCCCGAACCCGTCCGCCGCGATGCCATCATCGTCGGCTGGTATCGCTCCAACGCTGCCGATAGGGCCACgcaagctgcagctgcgcgaggatgTTAGCACCAACTCGTTCTACGTCGATGGATGTTGCAACCCGCATGTGTCGTCTGCCAGGGATGTGCTGCATCTGGTGAAGAACGGTCTCAAGCAGCGGGCCACCTCAGCCACGGCGATGAACGAgacgagcagccgcagccatTGCCTGCTGAACCTGACGGTGAAGAGCGTCGACCGCGCGCAGGGGGTGTCGACGGTAGGGAAGCTTTACTTGGTGGACCTCGCTGGTAGCGAGAAGGTTGGGAAAACCAACGCGACAGGGCTGCGCCTAGAGGAGGCAAAGCTGATTAACAAGTCCCTCTCCACTCTTGGCATGGTTATCATGTCCCTGACAGATCacagcgccacgcacacgccgtaTCGAGATAGTGTGCTGACAAAAATCTTGAAAGACTCGCTCGGCGGCAACTCGCACACGGCCCTTGTGATCTGCTGCAGCCCGTCCCCGTGCCATGCGCAGGAGACGCTGTCGACGCTGCGCTTCGGTGCTCGCGCGAAGGCTATCGAGAACAAGGCCGTCGTGAACCGCGACCtcaccgcggcgcagctgcggcgcatgTTGGAGACGGCCAAGGAGGAGATCGAGCGGCTGCACGtgaaggtgcagcagctgagcatGACGAGTGGAGCAGTGGACCCCTGTAAAGGGACGCCGGACTTCCCCGTCGTAGCATCGCGAAAGCTgtcgagcgccgccactgctacGGCGTCTTCAATGGCGAGCGAGGCGGACACGTCCCGCATCAGTGCACTGCTGGAGGAGCGTGCGACGGAGCAGGCGCGGTTGCAGAATCTccgcgctgaggtggcgcagctgcatgaCAGCCTCAGCAGCGCCCAGGACATCATCAGTGCCTtgcaggaggagcgcgacGGCTACATCGACAAGGTGCAGAGCTTTCAGGAGGAAATAAGCGTCTGGGAGGACGCACACTCCGCGTCCTTGAAGCGCGCGGCAACCcaggacgcgctgctgcagcaatGCACGGTTCTCCTCCGTGCCCAGGCAAGCGAGATCAAAGACCTCATGCAGTGCATGGCAGCCTACGGCCAGCCCCTTCAGCAGGCCCGACAGGCCGTCGACCAGCTCCACACCTACGTGTATTGGGCAAACACGAGccgcgagcggcagcgaacgCTTTTTACCCCGGAAACGTGCCAAGAGAATGCCTTcgcggcagcatcgcagGGCCTCCTGTCCCGTCCACTGGCCTCCGTGCACGGATCGAATGTGAGCGCCGTGGGCAACATGACGGAGAGCAGCGGGCGGCACatcaccggcagcagcaaccttCCAGACGGGCAATCACCCAATCCGCGTCTTCAGCCGGGCGTGGACACAGGCCCGCCACAGCCGAGCAGATCGAGGTCTCTGCCGCAACACTGTGTTGCAAGCGATTACCGTGACAACCTCATGTCGGGGTCGATAAGCGTGTCGCCTgggacggcaacggcgcaaCAGTGGGTatcgcgcgccgcctcggtaGGACAGAATGACAGCGGTGCGTCGCACGTCGGCTCCTGTGGCCTGGATGGAATgacacctgcagcacctgcagagTGTATCCGTCGCCTCGAAGAGGAACTCGCCTCGCTTCAGTCTGAccacggcgcgctgctgcagcagcacaaagaggcgctggcggagctgcagtcGAAGCAGCGCATTCTCGacctccgccgcggccacctTGCCACCGTGAAAGATGAGCTGAAGCGGGAGTACATGATAAACAAAGAGCTGCGTGAGCGCTTGGAGAAGGGGCGGGACAGCCTACGAGGGCCGCTCGAGATGGCGCGCAATGATGCCAACTACTGGCGCCGGCGGTACGAGGAGCTTGCGAGCCGAAAGGAGATGCGATGCGCCGCCGAGTGCCAGCGTGGCTCCCCCCGCTTTGTctttccaccgccgccgccgccgcagcagcagcagcagccgcaccagcaccagcaccagcagcaacacgaggccgggcgcagcggcacaatAGACGCGGATGCCTTGAATCTCATGGCTTTCCACGCTTCTGCCGATTCGgccagtggcggcgctgtgaTGGAAATTAGGAACCGTCCCTCCATCCCGGATATCTCATCCGGCGTCCTGTCGTCGAGGGCGTCTGGCGAGAATGTGCTGCTGAGCCTCTCCTCGGCCACAACACCACTGCGATCGACTGTGGCACGGCTCACCACAGAGCTCGAGGACTGA